The Fortiea contorta PCC 7126 genome has a segment encoding these proteins:
- a CDS encoding phasin family protein, which translates to MDNNNWMQQLLMLGIGTTSLVADKLRQVGDELVKDGKLNPEQAKAVMDDIAQQLKSEQGNWDAQMQRQMRNMMQDLGVARQSEVDELRGRIDRLERQVRDLENKLWR; encoded by the coding sequence ATGGATAATAATAATTGGATGCAGCAGTTATTAATGCTGGGTATTGGTACTACATCTTTGGTAGCAGACAAACTGCGGCAAGTGGGCGATGAGTTGGTGAAAGATGGTAAACTCAACCCTGAGCAAGCAAAAGCCGTGATGGATGATATTGCACAGCAGTTAAAGTCAGAACAGGGTAACTGGGATGCCCAAATGCAGCGCCAAATGCGGAATATGATGCAAGATTTGGGAGTGGCTCGTCAGTCTGAGGTGGACGAATTGCGCGGTAGAATTGACCGTTTAGAGCGTCAAGTACGCGATTTAGAAAATAAGCTTTGGCGTTAA
- a CDS encoding FKBP-type peptidyl-prolyl cis-trans isomerase yields the protein MKAILLSVALMLTCVVVLVLAQVGSKQDSAIAANVTQTALVSTITTTNQTLIVNNTISDANDPNVVTTPSGLKYIELEQGTGETPKTGQTVIVHYTGTLEDGTKFDSSRDRRQPFSFKIGVGQVIKGWDEGLSTMKVGDRRQLIIPSELGYGARGAGGVIPPHATLVFDVELLDIK from the coding sequence TTGAAAGCGATTTTACTCAGTGTGGCACTCATGCTGACGTGTGTTGTAGTTTTGGTGTTAGCGCAAGTTGGCAGTAAACAGGACTCTGCGATCGCTGCTAATGTTACCCAAACTGCATTAGTGTCCACTATTACCACTACAAACCAGACTTTAATTGTGAATAACACTATATCTGACGCCAACGATCCCAACGTTGTCACCACGCCTTCTGGACTAAAATACATTGAGTTAGAACAGGGGACTGGGGAAACTCCCAAAACCGGACAGACGGTTATAGTCCACTACACCGGCACTCTGGAAGATGGTACTAAGTTTGATAGCTCACGCGATCGCCGTCAACCCTTTAGTTTTAAAATCGGCGTGGGACAAGTAATTAAAGGCTGGGATGAAGGACTGAGCACGATGAAAGTAGGCGATCGTCGTCAGTTAATTATTCCCTCAGAATTAGGTTACGGCGCTCGTGGTGCTGGTGGTGTGATTCCACCCCACGCCACTCTAGTTTTTGATGTGGAATTGTTAGATATCAAGTAG
- a CDS encoding lysophospholipid acyltransferase family protein: MSKSISSIQPPLKFIPIRYNPLVLQITRWLIPFLIRFRTRPWLPAGILRVQPENAETLAQLYQQFQAGKIRLLLACRHPEVDDSACMLYMLSRVVPKVARQRGIALKRPIHAHFLYDRGMTLWAGNSLGWFFSRIGGVPVRRGKRLDRHALQTARELFADGKMPLAVAPEGGTNGHSGIVSPLEPGVAQMGFWCVEDLLKANRPETVFILPIAIQYRYVQPPWSKLDWLISKLEANSGLSVQSVPDSVDGQEEIFYQRLWRLAEHLMTEMEEFYRRFYHQNLPDIPNQELIDRLHRLLNTALQVAEQYFGVQSQGSFIDRCRRLEEAGWSYIYREDVADIDALPPLKRGLADWVAQEADLRMRHMRLVESFVAVTIDYIQEKPTVERFAETTLLIFDMMSRVGGGILPARPHLGWREAQITVGEPISVNERWSNYQAGRQAARQAVNDLTQDLQVALEKLIG, translated from the coding sequence TTGTCTAAATCGATTTCATCTATTCAACCGCCACTCAAGTTTATCCCCATACGTTACAACCCGCTTGTACTCCAGATTACCCGATGGTTAATACCTTTTTTGATCAGGTTTCGCACCAGACCTTGGCTACCAGCAGGGATTTTGCGAGTTCAACCTGAGAATGCAGAAACATTAGCTCAACTTTATCAACAATTTCAGGCTGGGAAAATTCGTTTGTTGTTAGCATGTCGTCACCCAGAGGTAGACGATTCGGCGTGTATGTTGTACATGCTTTCCCGTGTCGTCCCCAAGGTAGCACGTCAGCGAGGGATTGCCTTAAAACGCCCCATCCACGCTCATTTTCTCTACGACCGAGGGATGACTTTATGGGCGGGAAATTCCCTAGGATGGTTTTTCTCTCGGATTGGGGGTGTTCCTGTGCGTCGGGGTAAGCGATTAGACAGACACGCTCTGCAAACGGCACGGGAGTTATTTGCTGATGGTAAAATGCCGTTAGCAGTTGCACCAGAAGGCGGTACTAACGGTCATAGCGGTATTGTTAGCCCCTTAGAACCGGGTGTCGCTCAAATGGGTTTCTGGTGTGTGGAAGATTTGCTCAAAGCTAATCGCCCTGAGACGGTTTTCATTCTCCCCATCGCTATTCAATACCGTTATGTACAGCCACCTTGGTCAAAGTTGGACTGGTTGATCTCTAAATTGGAAGCTAATAGCGGTTTATCTGTGCAATCGGTTCCTGACTCGGTTGACGGACAAGAAGAGATTTTTTATCAACGCCTTTGGCGACTGGCTGAACATTTGATGACTGAGATGGAGGAGTTTTATCGTCGCTTCTATCATCAAAATCTGCCAGATATTCCTAATCAAGAATTAATTGATAGATTACACCGCTTACTAAATACAGCTTTGCAAGTTGCCGAGCAATATTTTGGTGTACAATCACAAGGCAGTTTTATTGACCGTTGTCGCCGTTTAGAAGAAGCGGGTTGGAGTTACATCTATCGGGAAGATGTAGCAGATATTGATGCTTTACCACCTCTCAAACGGGGACTCGCAGACTGGGTTGCTCAAGAGGCTGATTTGCGGATGCGCCATATGCGGTTAGTGGAAAGTTTTGTGGCTGTAACTATCGACTATATTCAAGAAAAACCTACTGTGGAACGGTTTGCAGAAACAACGTTGCTGATATTCGATATGATGTCTAGAGTGGGTGGAGGGATATTACCTGCTCGTCCGCATCTGGGTTGGCGAGAAGCGCAAATCACGGTAGGGGAACCAATTTCCGTCAATGAACGCTGGTCAAATTATCAAGCGGGACGTCAAGCTGCTAGACAAGCTGTAAATGATTTGACACAAGATTTGCAAGTGGCGTTGGAGAAGTTGATTGGATAG
- a CDS encoding DUF938 domain-containing protein, which translates to MNTPEDTRKYAPATQRNRQPILEVLLEALPASGTILEIASGTGEHAVFFAPHLNPRQWLPSDPNPELRASIASWGVHFPSKNLYPPIELDATAPTWPVEVAEFSLYLHNLPITAIVNINMIHISPWSACLGLMAGAGRILPSGGILYLYGPFKQGGEHTAPSNAAFDESLIAQNPEWGVRNLEEVVAAAAAQHLIFKQTYQMPANNLSLIFERSANLK; encoded by the coding sequence ATGAACACACCAGAAGATACAAGAAAATACGCACCAGCTACACAACGTAATCGCCAACCTATTCTAGAAGTGCTTCTAGAAGCCTTGCCTGCCAGTGGTACTATTTTAGAAATTGCCAGTGGGACTGGAGAACATGCAGTCTTTTTTGCACCCCACCTCAACCCTCGTCAATGGCTCCCTTCTGACCCCAATCCCGAATTAAGAGCTAGCATCGCGTCATGGGGGGTACATTTTCCCAGTAAAAACCTTTATCCACCAATAGAATTGGATGCGACTGCGCCGACTTGGCCTGTAGAAGTGGCTGAATTCTCGCTATATTTGCACAACTTGCCAATCACAGCGATCGTCAACATTAACATGATTCACATTTCCCCTTGGTCTGCTTGTTTGGGGTTAATGGCTGGTGCTGGTCGTATTTTACCATCAGGCGGTATCCTTTATTTGTATGGCCCCTTCAAACAAGGTGGAGAACATACCGCGCCTAGTAATGCAGCTTTTGATGAGTCCTTAATCGCCCAAAATCCAGAGTGGGGCGTACGTAATTTAGAAGAAGTTGTTGCAGCCGCAGCCGCCCAACACCTGATTTTCAAACAGACTTACCAAATGCCGGCGAATAATCTTTCACTGATATTCGAGCGTTCTGCCAATCTGAAATAA
- a CDS encoding rhodanese-related sulfurtransferase — MKPENIQVVAAFYKFVSLPDFTEMQEPLLSYCQEQSIKGTILLAQEGINGTIAGSRQAIDSVLNFLCADSRLTDLEHKESYTNTPPFERMKVRLKSEIVTLGMPTVDPNQQVGTYVNPQEWNDLISDPEVIVIDTRNDYEVNIGSFKGAQNPQTKSFREFPDYVHHNLDPKQHQKVAMFCTGGIRCEKASAFMLAQGFAEVYHLKGGILKYLEEIPAEESLWEGECFVFDERVAVSHGLAAGNHELCLGCGRPIADEDKASSKYEAGISCPYCFDNLTAEKKVRQQEKWRQLQLKNQQPYSLE; from the coding sequence ATGAAGCCAGAAAATATCCAAGTTGTTGCCGCATTCTATAAATTTGTCAGCTTACCGGATTTTACCGAGATGCAAGAGCCGTTGCTGTCTTATTGTCAAGAGCAAAGCATCAAAGGCACAATTTTACTAGCTCAGGAAGGTATTAATGGGACGATCGCAGGTTCCCGTCAAGCAATCGACTCAGTGTTAAACTTTCTTTGTGCTGATTCTCGTTTAACAGACTTAGAACACAAAGAATCTTACACCAACACGCCGCCCTTTGAACGAATGAAAGTGCGGTTAAAATCAGAAATTGTCACTTTAGGAATGCCAACAGTAGACCCTAATCAACAAGTTGGTACTTATGTCAATCCTCAAGAATGGAATGATTTAATTTCTGATCCAGAAGTGATTGTCATTGATACCCGCAACGATTATGAGGTGAATATCGGCAGTTTCAAAGGAGCACAAAATCCACAAACAAAATCATTCCGCGAATTCCCTGATTATGTTCACCACAACCTCGACCCCAAGCAACATCAGAAAGTAGCCATGTTTTGTACAGGTGGTATCCGCTGCGAAAAAGCCTCAGCCTTTATGCTTGCTCAAGGCTTTGCAGAAGTTTATCACCTCAAAGGCGGCATTCTCAAATATTTAGAAGAAATTCCCGCCGAAGAAAGTTTATGGGAAGGGGAATGTTTTGTCTTTGATGAACGAGTCGCCGTTAGTCACGGGTTAGCCGCAGGTAATCATGAATTATGTCTCGGTTGTGGACGACCAATTGCTGACGAAGACAAAGCATCTTCCAAATATGAAGCAGGTATTTCTTGCCCTTATTGCTTCGATAATTTAACAGCAGAAAAAAAAGTCCGTCAACAAGAAAAATGGCGTCAATTGCAATTGAAGAACCAGCAACCATACAGCCTAGAGTAA
- a CDS encoding class I SAM-dependent methyltransferase, producing the protein MAKQTLGLTPDLYEYLLSVSLREPEILTQLRQETAQQPMARMQIAPEQGQFLALLVQLMQAKKTLELGVFTGYSALVVALALPSTGKVIACDTSEEWTAIARRYWQQAGVADKIDLHIAPALETLAQLLAGGEAESFDFAFIDADKSNYENYYERSIQLIRPGGLIAIDNVLWSGRVADPQVQDNRTKKIRAFNRKLHQDERVSLSLIPIADGLTLVRKK; encoded by the coding sequence ATGGCTAAGCAAACACTAGGACTTACACCAGATTTATATGAATATCTACTATCTGTCTCGTTGCGAGAGCCGGAAATCTTAACTCAGTTACGACAGGAGACAGCCCAGCAGCCAATGGCGAGGATGCAGATTGCACCAGAACAAGGGCAGTTTTTGGCGTTGCTGGTGCAATTAATGCAAGCAAAAAAAACCTTAGAGTTAGGTGTATTTACTGGTTATAGTGCCTTGGTGGTGGCGTTAGCGTTGCCGAGCACAGGGAAGGTGATAGCTTGCGATACTAGTGAAGAGTGGACAGCGATCGCTCGTCGATATTGGCAGCAAGCAGGGGTGGCTGATAAAATTGACTTGCACATCGCCCCAGCACTAGAAACTTTGGCGCAGTTATTGGCGGGAGGTGAAGCTGAGAGTTTTGATTTTGCCTTCATCGATGCTGATAAAAGCAACTATGAAAATTATTATGAGCGATCGATACAACTAATTCGTCCAGGAGGACTCATAGCGATCGATAATGTCTTATGGTCAGGCAGAGTCGCAGATCCGCAAGTCCAAGACAACAGAACTAAAAAAATCCGCGCTTTTAATCGAAAGTTGCATCAAGACGAGCGTGTTAGCCTCAGCTTAATTCCCATTGCTGATGGTTTAACTTTGGTGCGGAAGAAGTAG
- a CDS encoding phosphoribulokinase: MSRPIILGIVGDSAAGKTTLTRGIAQVLGPENVTLICTDDYHRYDRLQRAEIGITALHPDCNHLDIMQQHLSLLRTGQSILKPVYSHKSGTFEPPQYIKPSKFVIIEGLLGYSTRAARDAYDVKVYLAPPEPLRAQWKVKRDTLKRGYTPEQVLAELEKREPDSEQFIRPQRQWSDIVVSFYPAQEETDGTNGHLNVRLVLRPTIPHPDFTSIINASNGSSQSAIRLGLDRDMSKPVDVLEVDGHATLEQVNKLEHIICSDMPHLRNICDRESNPELGKIAGTTGETLQSYPLALTQLIITYHMLKATQTYL; this comes from the coding sequence ATGAGCCGTCCAATAATTCTGGGGATTGTCGGTGATAGCGCCGCAGGGAAAACAACACTGACTAGGGGGATTGCTCAGGTACTCGGGCCAGAAAATGTCACCCTCATTTGTACAGATGATTACCACCGCTACGACCGCCTACAACGGGCAGAAATCGGTATCACTGCGCTCCACCCCGATTGCAACCATTTAGATATTATGCAGCAGCACCTATCGCTGCTACGCACAGGGCAATCAATTCTCAAACCAGTATACAGCCACAAAAGCGGTACATTTGAGCCACCCCAATACATCAAGCCGAGTAAATTCGTGATCATTGAAGGCTTACTTGGTTATTCTACCCGTGCAGCTCGTGATGCCTACGACGTCAAAGTTTACCTCGCACCCCCCGAACCGCTGCGTGCTCAATGGAAAGTCAAGCGAGATACACTCAAGCGAGGCTACACACCAGAACAAGTGTTAGCAGAATTAGAAAAGCGAGAACCAGACTCAGAACAGTTTATCCGTCCCCAGAGACAATGGTCGGATATAGTGGTGAGTTTTTACCCAGCGCAAGAAGAAACAGACGGTACTAATGGACACCTAAATGTGCGTTTGGTACTCCGTCCCACAATTCCCCATCCAGACTTCACCTCAATTATTAACGCTAGCAACGGTAGTTCTCAATCAGCCATTCGCCTAGGATTAGATAGAGATATGAGTAAACCTGTAGATGTCCTAGAAGTTGATGGTCACGCCACCTTAGAACAAGTCAACAAATTAGAGCATATCATTTGTTCTGATATGCCACACTTACGGAACATATGCGATCGCGAAAGTAATCCCGAATTAGGTAAAATCGCTGGCACAACTGGAGAAACACTGCAAAGTTATCCCCTCGCCCTCACCCAGTTAATCATTACATATCATATGCTGAAGGCAACGCAAACATACTTGTGA
- a CDS encoding FecR family protein, producing MKNWCIYAALTLIGVIYTPPSIANEQIQVRIERWLEVRHLTGTVLYSRGGNFQPAVNGMRLQAVGDTISTKENSRTILALDSGMGFIQVSENTTLTVLELQAAKSGGKITQLAVKAGQVRLQVRPFTNPASRLEIHTPVGISGVRGTEFGVTVQPNGKTSVATLEGGVATAAQGQTVLVNAGFQNFTAQGEPPSIPVPIQENTHLNLSQIITHKHQVRVVGNIDPVNMLKIVQHTVNTDTKGKFDITVPLSANRRIKALVITPLGKKQLYELAVP from the coding sequence ATGAAAAACTGGTGCATCTACGCTGCTTTAACCTTAATAGGCGTAATTTATACCCCACCTTCTATCGCCAACGAGCAAATACAAGTCAGAATCGAGCGTTGGTTAGAAGTGCGTCACCTCACAGGAACCGTGTTGTATTCTCGCGGGGGGAATTTCCAACCCGCTGTCAACGGAATGCGACTCCAAGCTGTAGGAGATACTATTAGTACCAAAGAAAACTCCAGAACAATTCTCGCCTTAGATAGCGGTATGGGGTTCATTCAGGTGTCAGAAAATACAACACTCACAGTGCTGGAACTGCAAGCAGCTAAAAGTGGTGGAAAAATCACCCAACTTGCAGTCAAAGCTGGACAAGTGCGGTTGCAAGTGCGTCCTTTCACCAATCCCGCCTCACGTTTAGAAATTCATACTCCCGTCGGTATTAGCGGCGTCAGGGGTACAGAGTTTGGCGTCACCGTACAGCCCAACGGTAAAACAAGTGTAGCAACTCTAGAGGGCGGCGTTGCTACCGCAGCCCAAGGGCAAACTGTGCTAGTCAACGCTGGCTTCCAAAACTTTACTGCACAGGGTGAGCCACCTTCTATACCAGTTCCCATACAAGAAAATACTCACCTCAATCTCAGTCAAATCATAACTCACAAACATCAAGTGAGAGTTGTCGGCAATATTGATCCGGTCAACATGCTGAAAATTGTCCAACACACTGTAAATACAGATACCAAGGGCAAATTTGATATCACCGTGCCCTTATCAGCTAACCGCAGAATTAAAGCTTTAGTCATCACTCCATTAGGAAAAAAGCAATTGTATGAATTGGCAGTTCCTTAG
- a CDS encoding diguanylate cyclase domain-containing protein gives MNWQFLSWRQVSRLIPGAVAALVVLSLLQLNILNPLERLAYIALFKLRSEIPWNQQVVVIGIDDASVTKLGRFPWTRKHYATLLKNLSVAKPNMVVFDVIFSETTPEDTQLAQAMSRHGLVVLAQAWDAKRKPLVSTPTLQAAAIASGHIAKYQDPDGITRYIAPSLQGIPALGIAAGDVYATTWDHVHTPDFGAPLWINYPGAARGAPLYSFVDILEGKIPAQTFKNKIILIGATAIGLDSINSTPFDRNSHFSGVYLHAVVLNNLLDQSFLRRLSPELLFTIVAVISIFWSLIITRWSLRWQLVAWLVGCLVWAIISLAALKLGYWLLPVASPMMALSLSTAFLVVSQRFKQDVAIQDLQRQINIDALTQIANRRCFNEYLDQEWRRGARAATPLSLILCDVDFFKKYNDTYGHQAGDSCLQRVAQAMQQSVKRPADLVARYGGEEFAVILPNTDAAGAMHIAEIIRARIKALAIPHAASQASEYVTLSLGVYTKIPDAQDAQKLLIAKADQALYAAKEQGRDRSVFLE, from the coding sequence ATGAATTGGCAGTTCCTTAGTTGGCGTCAGGTGTCGCGCCTGATACCCGGCGCTGTTGCAGCCTTAGTAGTCTTGAGTCTCCTCCAACTCAACATCCTCAATCCTTTAGAGCGGCTGGCTTATATCGCTTTATTTAAACTCCGTTCTGAAATTCCTTGGAATCAACAGGTGGTCGTCATCGGTATTGACGATGCTAGCGTCACAAAACTGGGTAGGTTTCCTTGGACACGAAAACACTACGCAACTTTACTGAAAAATTTATCTGTTGCCAAGCCAAATATGGTGGTATTTGATGTAATTTTTTCAGAAACAACTCCCGAAGATACTCAACTAGCTCAGGCTATGAGTCGTCATGGTCTGGTTGTTTTGGCTCAAGCTTGGGATGCCAAAAGAAAACCTTTAGTATCTACTCCTACCTTACAAGCAGCAGCGATCGCTAGCGGTCACATTGCCAAATATCAAGACCCAGATGGTATTACCCGTTACATCGCTCCGTCTCTCCAAGGGATTCCCGCCTTGGGAATCGCTGCTGGTGATGTTTATGCTACGACTTGGGATCATGTCCACACACCTGATTTCGGCGCACCGTTGTGGATTAATTATCCGGGTGCTGCGCGTGGTGCTCCCCTATACTCGTTTGTTGATATTTTAGAGGGAAAGATTCCGGCTCAAACCTTCAAAAACAAAATTATTTTGATTGGTGCCACCGCTATCGGTCTTGATTCTATCAACTCTACTCCCTTCGACCGCAACTCTCACTTTAGCGGCGTATATCTTCATGCGGTGGTGCTAAATAATCTCCTCGACCAGTCCTTTTTGCGTAGATTATCGCCTGAGTTGTTGTTCACTATTGTGGCAGTGATCAGCATCTTTTGGAGTTTAATTATTACTCGCTGGAGTTTGCGTTGGCAATTAGTCGCTTGGCTAGTTGGTTGTCTGGTGTGGGCAATTATTAGTTTAGCGGCGCTGAAGCTTGGTTACTGGTTGCTTCCTGTCGCATCACCAATGATGGCGCTGAGTCTCAGCACAGCTTTTTTAGTAGTCAGTCAACGATTCAAGCAAGATGTAGCTATCCAGGATTTGCAACGCCAAATTAACATTGATGCACTGACTCAGATTGCGAACCGTCGCTGCTTTAATGAATATCTCGATCAAGAATGGCGTCGCGGGGCGCGGGCGGCTACTCCTTTATCGCTGATTCTTTGTGATGTCGATTTCTTTAAAAAATACAACGATACTTATGGACATCAAGCCGGGGATAGTTGTCTACAGCGGGTCGCACAAGCTATGCAGCAGTCTGTGAAACGCCCTGCCGATTTAGTCGCCCGCTATGGAGGTGAGGAGTTTGCCGTGATTTTACCCAACACTGATGCAGCTGGAGCAATGCATATTGCAGAAATTATTCGGGCGCGTATCAAAGCCTTAGCAATTCCCCACGCCGCTTCTCAAGCTAGCGAATATGTCACATTGAGTTTAGGTGTTTATACGAAAATTCCTGATGCTCAAGATGCTCAAAAACTGCTGATTGCCAAAGCAGATCAGGCGCTTTATGCAGCAAAAGAGCAAGGGCGCGATCGCTCAGTCTTCTTAGAGTAA
- the radC gene encoding RadC family protein, with the protein MTYCLRIADLPTNERPRERLMTHGPNILATAELIAILLGTGQGPGKLSAVGLGQYILSELSKHQRDPLAVLREVTPAELMQIPGIGPAKATTILAAVELGKRAFQSRPDGILIDSPGAAAASVSHQLMWEIQEKFAVIMLDVRNRLLGTQVITIGTATETLASPRDIFREVIRQGATRMIVAHNHPSGNVEPSQEDIELTRQLLAGAKLLAIPLLDHLILGNGNHQSLREITTLWDEHPQDE; encoded by the coding sequence ATGACCTATTGCCTCAGAATTGCCGATTTACCCACAAATGAGCGCCCCCGTGAGCGATTAATGACTCATGGGCCGAATATTTTAGCCACCGCCGAGTTAATTGCTATTCTCCTCGGCACCGGTCAAGGGCCAGGAAAACTATCTGCAGTGGGTTTGGGGCAATATATTCTCAGCGAATTGAGTAAACATCAGCGCGATCCTTTAGCAGTGTTGCGAGAAGTGACACCAGCTGAATTGATGCAAATTCCCGGAATTGGGCCAGCAAAGGCGACAACTATTTTGGCAGCAGTTGAATTAGGTAAACGTGCCTTTCAATCCCGTCCCGATGGCATACTTATCGATAGTCCAGGCGCAGCAGCAGCATCAGTGAGTCATCAGTTGATGTGGGAAATTCAAGAAAAATTTGCGGTGATTATGTTAGATGTGAGGAATCGCTTGCTAGGCACCCAAGTAATTACTATCGGCACCGCCACAGAAACCCTAGCATCTCCCCGCGACATTTTTCGGGAAGTAATTCGCCAAGGTGCAACACGGATGATAGTAGCTCACAATCACCCTTCTGGTAACGTTGAACCCAGTCAAGAAGATATAGAATTGACGCGCCAGTTATTAGCTGGAGCCAAGCTTTTAGCCATTCCCTTGTTAGATCATCTCATCCTCGGTAATGGCAATCACCAGAGTTTGCGAGAAATTACAACTTTATGGGATGAACATCCTCAAGACGAGTAA